A region of Maribacter algicola DNA encodes the following proteins:
- a CDS encoding thiolase family protein encodes MLVVSDDALINYNLTPKARIVASAVLGVEPKIMDIGPVYATRKVFAKAGLELKDMDVLEFNEAFSAKALACIRELGLADDDPRINPNGGAIAIGHPLGMSGTRILQEASNELIRSGGKYDLATMCVGVGMGYATLIQRILYSI; translated from the coding sequence ATGTTAGTTGTTTCAGATGATGCCTTGATAAATTACAATCTCACGCCAAAAGCTAGAATAGTAGCTTCAGCTGTATTGGGTGTAGAACCAAAAATAATGGATATTGGTCCTGTGTACGCCACAAGAAAAGTCTTTGCAAAAGCAGGCTTGGAATTAAAGGACATGGATGTACTGGAATTTAACGAGGCCTTTTCCGCTAAAGCACTAGCCTGTATACGAGAGTTAGGTTTAGCAGATGATGACCCAAGAATAAACCCTAACGGCGGAGCAATCGCTATCGGTCATCCTTTAGGAATGTCCGGCACAAGAATACTTCAAGAGGCATCTAACGAATTAATTCGCTCCGGAGGAAAATACGATTTGGCTACCATGTGTGTTGGTGTAGGCATGGGGTATGCCACTCTTATTCAACGTATATTATACAGCATATAA
- a CDS encoding SDR family oxidoreductase: protein MKDLKSKVVYITGGTKGIGLGVAKTLLDAGMRVAISGRSNTSVEEGIKSLDSNRAFGIVSDVCTIEDEVNAVKKVVEKWGQLDIVLANAGVGNFAPIDEMTDEQWHQMIDTNLNGVFHTLKASVEELKKTKGYYMTLASLAGTNFFASGAGYNASKFGVVGFTQAAMLDLRKYDIKVTTIMPGSVATHFNNHVPDDSDAWKIQPEDIGQLVLDLLKMHPRTLPSKIEVRPTRPDKK, encoded by the coding sequence ATGAAAGACTTAAAAAGCAAGGTGGTTTATATCACCGGAGGTACAAAAGGAATTGGATTGGGAGTTGCCAAAACACTATTGGACGCAGGGATGAGAGTGGCCATTAGCGGTAGGTCAAATACCAGTGTAGAAGAGGGCATCAAAAGCCTTGACAGTAATCGAGCATTTGGCATTGTTTCCGATGTTTGCACTATTGAGGATGAAGTGAATGCCGTAAAAAAAGTTGTTGAGAAATGGGGGCAATTGGATATTGTACTCGCAAATGCTGGTGTTGGCAATTTTGCCCCTATTGATGAAATGACTGATGAACAGTGGCATCAAATGATCGACACCAATCTTAATGGGGTATTTCACACCTTAAAGGCCTCTGTCGAGGAACTTAAAAAGACCAAGGGATATTACATGACATTGGCCAGTTTGGCAGGAACCAATTTTTTTGCATCCGGGGCAGGATATAATGCTTCCAAGTTTGGGGTGGTTGGTTTTACACAGGCGGCTATGTTAGATTTGAGGAAATATGATATAAAGGTTACAACTATAATGCCAGGTTCCGTGGCAACACATTTCAACAACCATGTCCCTGATGATTCCGATGCTTGGAAGATACAACCGGAGGACATAGGGCAACTTGTGTTGGATCTATTAAAAATGCATCCAAGGACGTTGCCCAGTAAAATTGAGGTACGGCCTACGAGACCCGATAAAAAGTAA
- a CDS encoding sugar porter family MFS transporter, whose translation MNKIVLWSITAALAGFLFGFDTVVISGADKKLQVLWDSSDSFHGWVVISSALWGTVLGALFAGIPTNKFGRKNTLIWIGILFSVSAIGSALANDPITFAIFRFIGGIGVGVSTIAAPAYISEISPANSRGKLVGFYQFSLVFGILIAFLSNYMLSGLGENSWRWMVGVEGIPAIIYTLFVLTVPKSPRWLITQGRTDEARKVLKMVNPDQDVDEAIRLIQQDDNETEVGESIFMKKYRFPLILAFLIAFFNQVSGINAFLYYAPRIFEEAGLGESTALLSSVGIGVTNMLFTLLGINLIDRLGRKQLMYIGSLGYIVSLSLVACAFFFEWQGMAVPIFLFVFIASHAIGQGSVIWVFISEIFPNHLRGSGQAFGSSVHWILAAAIPAAVPFLFSTIGAGTVFLFFAFMMVLQLVWVHFMMPETKGVSLEELSKKLSGK comes from the coding sequence ATGAACAAAATTGTACTATGGTCCATAACCGCTGCGTTGGCAGGGTTTCTATTTGGTTTCGATACGGTCGTTATTTCTGGTGCCGATAAAAAATTACAGGTGCTTTGGGATAGCTCTGACTCCTTTCATGGTTGGGTGGTTATTTCGAGTGCCCTTTGGGGTACTGTTCTTGGTGCATTGTTTGCAGGAATACCCACCAATAAATTTGGAAGAAAAAATACATTAATTTGGATCGGTATCCTATTCAGTGTTTCCGCCATTGGCTCTGCCTTGGCTAATGACCCAATAACCTTTGCCATTTTTAGGTTTATTGGAGGTATTGGTGTTGGGGTTTCAACCATTGCAGCACCTGCCTACATTTCTGAAATTTCTCCTGCCAATAGCCGTGGAAAATTAGTTGGGTTTTATCAATTCAGTTTGGTATTCGGTATTCTTATCGCATTTCTTTCTAACTATATGCTTAGCGGATTGGGCGAAAACTCTTGGAGATGGATGGTTGGTGTAGAAGGCATTCCGGCCATAATCTATACGTTGTTTGTTTTGACCGTACCCAAAAGTCCCCGTTGGTTGATAACCCAAGGACGAACCGATGAGGCACGTAAGGTATTGAAAATGGTCAATCCTGATCAAGATGTTGATGAAGCGATCAGACTTATACAGCAAGATGACAATGAAACGGAAGTTGGAGAATCCATTTTTATGAAGAAATATCGTTTTCCGTTGATATTGGCTTTTCTTATTGCATTTTTTAACCAGGTTTCTGGTATCAACGCGTTTTTATACTACGCCCCAAGAATATTTGAGGAGGCCGGTCTTGGTGAAAGTACAGCTTTATTGAGTAGTGTGGGTATTGGGGTAACCAACATGCTATTTACCTTATTGGGCATCAATTTAATAGATAGGTTAGGACGTAAGCAATTAATGTATATTGGTTCTCTTGGCTATATTGTATCGTTATCCCTTGTAGCCTGTGCATTTTTCTTTGAATGGCAGGGTATGGCCGTTCCTATATTTTTGTTCGTGTTCATAGCCTCGCACGCTATTGGCCAGGGCAGTGTCATTTGGGTCTTTATTTCGGAAATATTCCCCAATCATTTAAGGGGTAGCGGTCAAGCGTTTGGTAGTTCCGTACACTGGATATTGGCTGCGGCCATTCCGGCGGCAGTACCGTTCCTGTTCTCAACCATTGGCGCAGGTACCGTATTCCTTTTCTTTGCGTTTATGATGGTTTTACAATTGGTTTGGGTACATTTCATGATGCCGGAGACAAAAGGGGTTTCTTTAGAAGAATTAAGTAAAAAACTTAGCGGAAAATAA
- a CDS encoding PD-(D/E)XK nuclease family protein has product MLSFLEEVIEELYNEKVEIEKCIYVLPSKRAGTFLKKILSRKAGKTIISPEIYSIERFIEKIAGLTYASQTQQLFELYKAYLHVGTYEKEAFESYLNWGQTLLQDINEIDRYLIDPKKLFSGLSAIQNLNHWSLREDKTSLMKNYLHFWNQLHDIYQTFNSNLLERQLGHQGLVYRKASEMMPNYLQKEGRAHVFIGFNALNTAESNIIQEILTDPKSKIFWDLDDYFLKDKLHDAGLFLRKHITNWKYFRSNPVRGTSNYYTQLKSIHIIGTPKNIAQTKYVGKILHELENENPKHLQKTAVVLGDESLLNPLLNSIPGTINSVNITMGQKLELSGLSSYFLNLIDLHLTKSNKGWFYKDFRALLNNPFTVILFQEDTLEVGELTSLLNEKNWIYISDKELLKFPDYSQPTLGKLFFKYESPLLFVEQCSSLILHLKLIFEKKEDYLALEQLFKIHTILNQIKELMVEYKYMNSLKSLKNLFRQLISSETLDFQGDPMDGLQIMGMLESRNLDFETVILTSVNEGILPSGKSNNSFIPFDLKNEFGLPTFKEKDAVYTYHFYRLLQRAKNIYLIYNTEPDVLEGGEKSRLITQLLTDENRTDITEKIATPKIQELDNRPKTIHKSQKLIDLLDQYASKGFSPSSLSNYIRNPIDFYKQNLLGINETEDVEENIAANTMGTVIHDTLEELYIPFLNKEIEREQLIQSKESIKAIVHKNFQKTYLDGAYVSGKNLIAYNVVVRYIENFLNNEIEELKTHSTKIIGLEKKLNIEIVLPNSNKPVILKGKLDRIDICDGVTRIIDYKTGKVEKRHLEIIDWQNLTESYDYSKAFQLLCYSYMFLNQMPTEAINAGIFSIKNLKEGLMLFYKKTSPRDTKKNPVIDREVMLEFEKLLYGLMEEILNPTIPFLEKEI; this is encoded by the coding sequence ATGTTGAGCTTTCTCGAAGAGGTTATTGAAGAACTATACAACGAAAAAGTTGAGATAGAAAAATGTATCTATGTACTTCCAAGTAAAAGAGCAGGTACATTTTTAAAAAAGATACTTTCTAGGAAAGCAGGTAAAACCATAATTTCTCCAGAAATATACAGTATTGAAAGGTTCATTGAAAAGATAGCTGGTTTGACCTATGCTTCACAAACACAACAACTATTCGAATTATATAAAGCCTATCTCCACGTTGGAACTTATGAAAAGGAAGCATTTGAATCCTATTTAAACTGGGGTCAAACTTTACTACAGGATATTAATGAGATAGATAGGTATCTTATTGATCCTAAAAAATTATTTTCTGGATTGTCCGCAATTCAAAACTTGAATCATTGGTCACTTCGAGAAGATAAGACTTCACTAATGAAAAATTACCTCCACTTTTGGAATCAGTTACATGATATTTACCAAACATTCAATTCAAATCTATTAGAAAGGCAATTGGGGCATCAGGGGCTTGTATATAGAAAAGCCTCTGAGATGATGCCAAATTATTTACAGAAAGAAGGTAGAGCCCATGTTTTTATAGGGTTTAACGCACTGAATACGGCAGAAAGTAACATAATTCAGGAAATTCTCACCGACCCTAAATCTAAAATCTTTTGGGACCTCGACGATTACTTCCTTAAGGACAAATTACATGATGCCGGACTATTTCTAAGAAAGCACATAACCAATTGGAAGTATTTTAGGTCAAACCCAGTAAGAGGTACAAGTAATTATTACACCCAATTAAAAAGTATACATATTATTGGTACCCCAAAAAACATAGCCCAAACAAAATATGTGGGTAAAATTCTACATGAATTAGAGAATGAAAACCCCAAACACTTACAAAAAACAGCCGTAGTCCTAGGGGACGAATCCCTACTAAATCCCCTTTTGAACAGTATTCCGGGAACAATCAACTCCGTTAATATTACCATGGGACAAAAATTGGAGTTATCGGGCTTATCCTCTTATTTCTTGAACCTAATTGACCTTCATCTTACAAAATCAAACAAGGGATGGTTCTATAAGGACTTTAGGGCACTTTTAAACAATCCGTTTACGGTAATTCTATTTCAAGAAGATACACTAGAGGTGGGAGAACTGACATCACTTCTTAATGAAAAAAATTGGATCTATATTTCGGATAAGGAACTTTTAAAATTTCCTGATTACTCTCAGCCAACATTAGGAAAGTTATTTTTTAAATACGAATCACCGCTCTTATTTGTTGAACAATGTTCGTCATTGATACTACATCTTAAATTGATTTTCGAAAAAAAAGAAGATTATTTAGCACTTGAACAACTTTTTAAGATTCATACAATTCTGAACCAAATAAAAGAATTGATGGTGGAATATAAATATATGAATTCCCTAAAAAGCTTAAAGAACCTTTTTCGTCAATTAATTTCGTCCGAAACGCTAGATTTTCAAGGTGACCCAATGGATGGACTTCAAATCATGGGAATGTTGGAAAGCAGGAACCTGGATTTTGAAACGGTAATCCTCACCTCGGTCAATGAAGGAATACTACCATCAGGGAAATCGAACAACTCCTTCATACCATTCGATTTAAAAAATGAATTCGGGCTACCCACCTTTAAGGAAAAGGATGCCGTATATACATATCACTTTTATCGCCTTTTACAAAGGGCAAAGAATATTTATTTGATCTATAATACGGAACCGGATGTTCTAGAAGGTGGGGAAAAAAGTAGACTGATTACCCAATTGCTTACGGATGAAAACAGAACGGACATCACTGAAAAAATAGCGACACCAAAAATTCAGGAACTAGACAATCGTCCAAAAACAATACATAAGAGTCAAAAGCTTATTGACCTTTTGGACCAATATGCCAGTAAGGGCTTTTCCCCCAGCTCACTAAGTAATTACATTCGAAATCCTATCGATTTTTACAAACAGAATCTATTAGGCATCAATGAAACGGAAGATGTTGAAGAGAATATTGCTGCCAATACGATGGGTACCGTAATTCATGATACGCTTGAGGAACTTTACATCCCTTTTTTAAATAAAGAAATAGAGCGTGAACAACTTATCCAATCAAAGGAATCCATAAAAGCAATCGTGCATAAAAATTTTCAGAAAACCTACCTGGACGGTGCCTACGTTAGTGGCAAAAACCTAATTGCCTATAATGTTGTGGTACGCTACATCGAGAATTTTTTAAATAATGAAATTGAAGAGCTTAAGACGCACAGCACAAAAATTATCGGTTTGGAAAAGAAACTTAATATTGAAATAGTCCTGCCCAATTCAAACAAACCAGTAATACTTAAGGGAAAACTTGACCGGATAGATATTTGTGACGGTGTGACCCGAATTATCGACTATAAAACCGGAAAAGTAGAAAAACGACACCTTGAAATAATCGATTGGCAAAATCTCACCGAATCCTATGACTACAGCAAGGCCTTTCAATTACTCTGCTATTCCTATATGTTCCTTAACCAAATGCCTACGGAGGCAATAAATGCGGGAATATTCAGTATAAAGAATTTGAAAGAGGGATTGATGCTTTTTTACAAAAAAACGTCTCCCCGTGACACAAAAAAGAACCCTGTCATAGACAGGGAAGTTATGCTGGAGTTTGAAAAATTACTGTATGGTTTAATGGAAGAAATCCTAAATCCAACTATTCCTTTCCTGGAAAAGGAAATATAG
- a CDS encoding OmpA family protein, whose product MKHLSKLLVVALLVVGFNNIQAQDENNPWQVQFGANAIDVYPTGDVSSFGNEFFNVNDHWNILPSISYIGVSKSIGDGFSIGARGSLNKISKLGDVSVDDLSHYAIDGTIKYNLTKETVIQPFIEVGGGYTWVDEIGAGTVNGGLGLNFWFTENLGLTLQSTYKHAFEDYGVKHFQHLAGISVKFGGTDTDGDGIYDKDDACPEVAGLEAFNGCPDSDGDGIEDSKDSCPNEAGSKEMNGCPDADGDGVADKDDACPNEAGLAALAGCPDADGDGVADKDDECPNEAGPSENKGCPWPDSDGDSVLDKDDQCPEVAGTVANAGCPEVTEEVQKQLNDYARTILFDTGKSSIKAESTSVMVDIIQILNEYPNAKFTVEGHTDSVGSAKLNQSLSESRALSVKEFLVDKGIEEFRLSAVGYGEDKPIATNNTAAGRAQNRRVEINLVK is encoded by the coding sequence ATGAAACATCTTAGCAAATTATTGGTTGTTGCCCTACTTGTAGTAGGATTTAACAACATACAAGCGCAAGACGAGAATAATCCTTGGCAAGTGCAGTTCGGGGCAAACGCCATCGATGTATATCCAACTGGTGACGTAAGCTCTTTTGGTAATGAATTCTTTAACGTTAACGATCATTGGAACATCCTTCCTTCTATTTCTTATATAGGAGTATCTAAAAGTATTGGTGATGGTTTTTCAATTGGAGCTAGAGGTTCCTTAAACAAAATCAGCAAACTAGGTGATGTTAGCGTTGATGATCTATCTCACTATGCTATAGATGGTACAATAAAATATAACCTGACCAAAGAAACCGTAATCCAGCCTTTTATTGAAGTAGGTGGTGGTTATACTTGGGTTGATGAGATTGGTGCCGGTACCGTTAATGGTGGTTTGGGACTTAATTTCTGGTTTACAGAAAACCTTGGCCTAACTTTGCAATCAACGTACAAACATGCATTCGAGGATTACGGAGTAAAACATTTTCAACACTTAGCTGGTATCTCTGTTAAATTTGGAGGTACTGATACTGACGGTGATGGAATATATGATAAAGACGATGCTTGTCCAGAAGTTGCTGGTCTAGAGGCGTTCAACGGATGCCCAGATTCTGATGGTGACGGTATAGAAGATAGCAAAGACAGCTGTCCTAATGAAGCTGGTTCCAAAGAAATGAATGGTTGTCCAGATGCTGATGGTGACGGTGTTGCCGATAAAGATGATGCTTGTCCTAATGAGGCTGGCTTAGCAGCGTTGGCTGGTTGTCCAGATGCTGATGGTGACGGTGTTGCCGATAAAGATGATGAATGTCCAAATGAAGCAGGTCCATCTGAAAACAAAGGATGCCCATGGCCAGATTCTGATGGAGATAGCGTTCTTGATAAAGATGATCAGTGTCCAGAAGTTGCTGGTACTGTCGCAAACGCTGGATGTCCAGAAGTAACAGAAGAAGTTCAGAAGCAATTGAACGACTACGCTAGAACTATTTTGTTCGACACTGGTAAGTCTTCCATCAAAGCTGAGTCCACTTCCGTAATGGTAGATATCATCCAAATTTTGAACGAATATCCTAATGCCAAATTTACTGTAGAAGGACACACTGACAGTGTTGGTAGTGCTAAATTGAACCAAAGTCTTTCTGAGTCAAGAGCTCTTTCTGTAAAAGAATTTTTAGTAGACAAAGGAATTGAAGAGTTCAGATTATCAGCTGTAGGATATGGTGAAGACAAGCCAATAGCAACTAATAATACAGCTGCCGGTAGAGCTCAAAATAGAAGGGTAGAAATTAACTTAGTAAAATAA
- a CDS encoding UvrD-helicase domain-containing protein, with translation MQKSTFRIYNASAGSGKTYALSKAYLKIVLSSPYSFKRILAITFTNKAVNEMKFRILDSLDSFSRVSSLDSAPPLFLELKDDLDLSMEALRDLSKLRLKEILHNYAFFDVSTIDKFTHRVIRTFAKDLKISQNFEVVLDMDLLLSEAVARVLSKAGEDPELTKILMDFAMEKIDEDKSWDIEYDLFKIGKLLNDENNFTHLENLSSKKASDFVQLQKKILDLINCSKKIITNESNSALLLIKSNKLEFKDFKASYFPKFMLQLSAGNFKVNFEASWKQNFKHEKPYNKSTRECAKLIIDKLHPEFNSQMERIKNELNQLNFLQNIYGNLVPLTILNTIEQELKQIQTEKDQLSISEFNQIISKEIKNQPAPFIYERLGEKYKHYFIDEFQDTSEMQWNNLIPLIANALEGTDDQGRSGSLFLVGDAKQAIYRWRGGHAEQFLDLATKKSHPFTIKGETHQLPKNYRSQDEIIRFNNEFFQNVGGLLDNPTYQEFFKVGNQQETNNKPGGYIKLSFLQEEMDTAYGENVLQAIENSLKAGFQYGDICILVRKKKHGVSLTNFLMNKEVPVISSDSLLLSTSPKVQFLISLVRFILISDDPATNYGILDYLSGSEENKHDFIHFHLNELPQFLSTEYTFDIEKIKGQSLLDCMEHAIKVFDLEKESDAHLMSFMDFVFDMEQQYGTDAQTLLNNWELKSKTLSIGAPEDSKAVQVMTIHKSKGLEFPVVIFPYANTNIYEEIDPKLWIPVDPELFLGFDELLISKKQEVKNYGEIGTRLFEQEQQRLQLDALNLLYVALTRGVNALYIISCQDLKKDGDYKPENYSGLFIKYLMDKSLWNQGVLEYEFGKMNPPKRHQISDGITNTVPYLYSYKERDSFKINTRAGMLWDTDRELALQQGNIYHHILEHVYSKKDLGPALEKALQKGVISGSSFEYVRETLIKLIGHPDLNKFYGEDIIAYNEKELLLSNGSILIPDRVVLMGNSISIIDYKTGQKSPKYKEQLESYANAYQDMGYTVKNKIIAYINENIIVEFI, from the coding sequence GTGCAAAAAAGTACGTTTAGGATATACAATGCCTCTGCGGGTTCTGGTAAGACCTATGCGCTCTCAAAGGCCTATCTTAAAATTGTTCTTTCCAGCCCATATAGTTTTAAAAGAATTTTGGCCATTACGTTTACCAATAAGGCGGTGAACGAAATGAAATTTAGAATTCTAGATAGCCTTGATTCATTCTCCAGGGTCAGTTCCTTGGATAGCGCCCCCCCGCTCTTTCTTGAACTTAAGGATGATCTGGATTTAAGTATGGAAGCTTTGCGGGATTTATCTAAGCTCCGTTTAAAGGAAATACTTCACAATTATGCTTTTTTTGATGTTTCAACCATTGATAAGTTTACGCACAGGGTTATTAGGACTTTTGCCAAAGACTTAAAAATATCTCAGAATTTTGAAGTGGTCCTTGATATGGACCTGTTACTTTCCGAAGCAGTTGCCCGCGTTTTGTCAAAAGCTGGTGAAGACCCGGAACTTACCAAAATCCTAATGGATTTTGCCATGGAAAAAATAGATGAGGATAAAAGTTGGGACATTGAGTATGATCTCTTTAAAATTGGCAAATTATTGAATGATGAAAATAATTTTACTCACCTAGAAAATTTATCCAGTAAAAAAGCATCGGACTTCGTACAACTTCAAAAAAAGATTTTGGATTTAATCAATTGCTCTAAAAAAATTATTACTAATGAATCAAATTCGGCCCTTCTACTCATTAAATCAAACAAATTAGAATTTAAAGATTTCAAAGCGAGCTACTTCCCAAAATTCATGCTTCAACTATCAGCTGGGAATTTTAAAGTTAATTTTGAAGCGAGTTGGAAGCAAAACTTTAAACATGAAAAGCCATATAATAAGTCTACTAGAGAATGTGCAAAATTAATAATTGACAAACTTCATCCCGAATTTAACTCCCAAATGGAGCGAATTAAAAATGAGCTTAATCAACTTAATTTCCTTCAGAATATCTACGGCAATCTTGTTCCCCTGACCATTTTAAACACTATTGAACAGGAGTTAAAGCAAATTCAAACCGAGAAGGACCAACTTTCCATTTCAGAATTTAACCAAATCATTTCAAAGGAAATTAAGAATCAACCTGCCCCGTTCATTTATGAGCGATTGGGCGAGAAATACAAACACTATTTTATTGACGAATTTCAGGACACGTCTGAAATGCAGTGGAACAATTTAATTCCCTTAATAGCAAATGCCCTGGAAGGTACGGATGACCAGGGAAGGTCAGGCTCCTTGTTCTTGGTAGGGGACGCCAAGCAGGCCATATATCGTTGGCGTGGTGGTCACGCCGAGCAATTTTTGGACCTCGCAACAAAAAAAAGCCATCCCTTTACAATTAAAGGGGAAACTCACCAATTGCCTAAAAATTATCGGAGTCAAGACGAAATCATCAGGTTCAACAATGAATTTTTCCAGAATGTTGGCGGCCTTTTGGATAATCCAACGTATCAAGAGTTTTTTAAGGTAGGGAATCAACAGGAAACGAACAATAAACCAGGTGGATACATCAAACTAAGTTTTTTACAGGAGGAGATGGACACAGCCTATGGTGAAAATGTTCTGCAAGCCATCGAAAACTCATTAAAAGCCGGATTCCAATATGGGGATATTTGCATCTTGGTTCGGAAAAAGAAACATGGGGTCTCCCTTACCAATTTTTTAATGAACAAAGAGGTTCCGGTCATATCTTCGGATTCCTTATTACTCTCCACCAGCCCTAAAGTTCAGTTTTTGATTTCATTGGTCAGGTTTATTTTAATATCAGATGACCCGGCAACCAATTATGGGATTCTGGATTATTTGTCCGGTTCAGAAGAGAACAAGCATGACTTTATCCATTTTCACTTGAATGAGCTACCACAGTTTTTAAGTACCGAGTATACGTTTGATATCGAAAAGATCAAAGGTCAGTCACTGTTGGATTGCATGGAACATGCCATTAAGGTTTTTGATTTGGAGAAAGAATCTGATGCACATCTTATGTCTTTCATGGATTTCGTCTTCGATATGGAACAACAGTACGGCACGGATGCCCAAACCTTATTGAACAATTGGGAACTTAAATCAAAAACCTTGAGTATTGGCGCACCTGAGGATTCCAAGGCAGTGCAGGTCATGACCATTCATAAATCCAAGGGGTTGGAATTTCCAGTGGTCATTTTTCCCTATGCAAACACCAACATATATGAGGAAATAGACCCAAAGCTTTGGATACCGGTTGATCCTGAACTATTTTTAGGGTTTGATGAATTGTTGATCAGCAAAAAGCAGGAGGTCAAAAATTACGGGGAAATTGGGACCAGACTTTTTGAGCAAGAGCAACAAAGGCTTCAGTTGGATGCTTTGAACCTATTATATGTTGCACTAACAAGAGGGGTAAACGCCCTGTACATCATCAGTTGTCAAGACTTAAAGAAAGATGGGGATTATAAACCCGAGAACTATTCCGGACTCTTTATAAAATATCTGATGGATAAAAGTCTTTGGAACCAAGGTGTACTGGAGTATGAATTTGGAAAAATGAACCCGCCAAAAAGGCATCAAATTAGTGATGGTATTACCAATACGGTTCCCTATCTTTATTCCTACAAAGAACGTGATTCCTTCAAAATAAACACCAGGGCAGGAATGCTTTGGGATACGGATAGGGAACTCGCCTTGCAACAAGGAAATATATACCATCATATTCTAGAGCATGTTTACTCCAAAAAGGATTTGGGACCTGCTTTGGAAAAGGCCTTACAGAAAGGGGTTATAAGTGGGTCTTCCTTTGAATACGTGCGTGAAACGCTGATTAAACTAATAGGTCATCCCGATCTGAACAAGTTTTATGGGGAGGATATCATCGCCTATAATGAAAAGGAACTACTACTATCAAACGGGTCCATCTTAATACCGGACCGCGTTGTCCTCATGGGAAATAGTATCAGTATCATTGACTATAAAACAGGGCAAAAAAGTCCTAAATACAAAGAACAATTGGAATCCTATGCAAATGCATATCAAGACATGGGATACACGGTAAAAAATAAAATCATTGCTTATATTAACGAGAATATAATTGTAGAATTTATTTAA
- the kbl gene encoding glycine C-acetyltransferase, giving the protein MYGKIKAHLEEELKQIKEDGLYKKERIIVSPQDAVIKISTGEEVINFCANNYLGLSSHPEVIKAAKDTLDSHGFGMSSVRFICGTQDIHKELERKIAEFYGTEDTILYAAAFDANGGVFEPLLGPEDAIISDSLNHASIIDGVRLCKAQRYRYANSDMDDLESQLKKANQEGSRFKIIVTDGVFSMDGLVAPLDKICDLADAYDAMVMIDECHAAGFIGPKGIGTLEEKDVMGRIDIITGTLGKALGGAMGGYTTGKKEIIEILRQRSRPYLFSNSLAPAIVGASIKVFDMLANDTSLRDKLQSNTDYFKLGMKKAGFDIIDGDSAIVPVMLYDAKLSQQMAEKLLKEGIYVIGFFYPVVPKGKARIRVQLSAAHEKEHLDTAINAFIKVGKELNVV; this is encoded by the coding sequence ATGTACGGAAAAATAAAAGCACACTTAGAGGAGGAACTAAAACAAATAAAAGAAGACGGACTTTATAAAAAGGAACGAATTATAGTTTCCCCGCAGGACGCGGTAATCAAAATTTCCACTGGCGAGGAGGTCATTAATTTTTGCGCCAATAATTATTTGGGGCTTTCATCCCATCCAGAAGTTATAAAGGCGGCCAAAGACACTTTGGACTCCCATGGATTCGGGATGTCTTCCGTGAGGTTTATCTGCGGAACACAGGATATCCATAAAGAGCTGGAAAGGAAAATAGCTGAATTCTATGGTACCGAGGACACAATTTTGTACGCAGCGGCTTTCGATGCGAATGGGGGAGTCTTTGAACCTCTTTTGGGTCCGGAGGATGCCATCATATCAGATTCTTTAAACCATGCCTCCATTATTGACGGGGTAAGATTGTGCAAGGCGCAAAGATATAGATATGCCAACAGTGATATGGATGACCTTGAATCGCAGTTAAAAAAAGCCAACCAAGAAGGATCTCGTTTTAAAATTATTGTTACCGATGGTGTATTTTCCATGGACGGTTTGGTAGCACCATTGGATAAAATCTGTGATTTGGCTGATGCATACGATGCCATGGTCATGATAGATGAATGCCACGCTGCCGGCTTTATAGGTCCCAAAGGGATTGGAACCTTAGAGGAAAAAGATGTAATGGGAAGAATCGACATCATAACGGGCACTCTAGGAAAGGCCTTGGGAGGGGCAATGGGTGGATACACAACCGGCAAAAAGGAAATCATTGAGATTTTAAGGCAGCGCTCCAGACCCTATCTTTTTTCGAATTCCCTTGCACCAGCCATTGTAGGTGCATCCATTAAGGTATTCGACATGTTGGCCAATGACACCTCTTTGAGGGATAAGCTTCAATCCAATACCGATTATTTTAAACTAGGCATGAAAAAAGCGGGCTTTGACATTATAGACGGGGATTCAGCAATTGTTCCCGTCATGTTATATGACGCAAAACTTTCGCAACAAATGGCGGAAAAACTGTTGAAGGAAGGCATTTACGTAATTGGCTTCTTCTATCCCGTAGTTCCAAAAGGGAAGGCCAGGATCAGGGTTCAGTTATCAGCGGCACATGAGAAGGAACATCTAGATACGGCAATCAATGCATTTATTAAAGTGGGCAAGGAGCTGAATGTCGTTTAA